One window of Enterobacter sp. RHBSTW-00175 genomic DNA carries:
- a CDS encoding PhzF family phenazine biosynthesis protein: protein MKRRYAIADVFTDTPFLGNPVAVVLDAEGMSTEQMQRIAVEFGYSETTFVLPPDKEVNTARVRIFTPSREIPFAGHPNIGTAYVLAQYAALGGDVVPETLRFEETAGLVPITILKEDGKIAGAQLLVPEALSCRSEVSPAKVAACLSLGVEEISTKTHKPLVASVGLPFLVVELASHDALRKCVPNLQGFRDLLPLDGAVSVYAWAAETDPDAPCDLHARMFTPRMTEDPATGSATAAVTALLATLWDKTTLALHIRQGVDMGRASSLYTHYDATSGEPLVSVGGKSVITMEGTFSL from the coding sequence ATGAAAAGACGTTATGCCATTGCTGATGTTTTTACCGATACCCCTTTTCTCGGCAATCCCGTTGCCGTTGTTTTAGATGCTGAAGGTATGAGCACCGAACAGATGCAACGGATTGCGGTTGAGTTCGGCTACAGCGAAACAACGTTCGTTCTGCCTCCTGATAAGGAGGTAAACACTGCGCGAGTCAGGATTTTTACCCCCTCGCGTGAAATTCCTTTCGCCGGGCATCCCAATATAGGCACTGCCTATGTACTGGCGCAGTATGCCGCTCTGGGAGGTGACGTGGTGCCTGAAACCCTGCGGTTCGAAGAAACTGCCGGACTGGTCCCGATTACGATCCTGAAAGAAGACGGCAAGATTGCGGGTGCCCAACTGCTTGTACCCGAAGCATTATCCTGCCGCTCTGAGGTGAGTCCTGCAAAAGTCGCCGCCTGCCTGTCTCTGGGCGTAGAGGAGATCAGCACCAAAACGCATAAGCCGCTTGTCGCCTCGGTGGGGCTGCCATTCCTGGTGGTGGAGCTGGCATCACACGATGCGTTGCGTAAGTGTGTGCCAAATTTACAGGGATTCCGGGATCTCCTGCCGCTTGATGGGGCGGTCTCTGTTTATGCCTGGGCCGCAGAAACCGATCCCGACGCGCCATGCGATCTTCACGCGCGGATGTTTACGCCGCGTATGACCGAAGACCCGGCAACGGGCAGCGCAACCGCCGCCGTTACGGCCCTGCTGGCAACGCTTTGGGATAAAACGACGCTTGCTCTGCACATCCGTCAGGGCGTGGATATGGGGCGCGCAAGCTCGCTATATACCCACTACGATGCGACGTCCGGTGAGCCGCTGGTCAGCGTGGGGGGCAAGAGCGTAATTACCATGGAAGGCACATTTAGCCTCTGA